A genome region from Dreissena polymorpha isolate Duluth1 chromosome 16, UMN_Dpol_1.0, whole genome shotgun sequence includes the following:
- the LOC127861363 gene encoding uncharacterized protein LOC127861363, giving the protein MESAIEAQSFMGFEIKSSEASLARQIEKSEIVTRPTIEDTEMTLQENQQYCTSEIVSQIGKQSSSLSSELKSSENNLSAHIKTSAIDARRTIDDRLMEVKENQQDCTTKIVSQIGKQTSSLSSELKSSENNLPALIENSAIDNRRTIEDTEMALQENQQDCTTEIMSQIRQQTSSLSSELKSSETNIAAYIEKSEICTRSTIEDTEMALKENQQDCTTEIVFQIRQHTSSLSSEMKSTRRAIESLCRKTDHHIAVAKHVNVDFSNNKDSENRTSTSKDEPLTKCQDVRERLIQFYTTTKKTVSVSPLRESRDKPIWDVFVQPKLSNVTIEKDGTRKKTENPVHQYKALFYKDEKLNSRVYVQGEPGMGKTTFLTKLALDWCDAVSEHNPAYKATFSDADTLKEFQFLFQISLRDATDQRDVIEMIKTQLIDMIYTGDKREETVKLLPHILEREKYIVTMDGLNEWVDRLNKCVLPLLPKFHTQCVSVIASRPWKMADERIKDSEINSLIEIEGIIDPQDLAKKVINSLQTGNVNTHSEFIKYVKERELMHLLTSPWLHTLLVNLWMNKMALSSSLCEINCILLDILFKNAHGKKGYFQKGNSFRCLSNTRFIQRQIDIFDALANAAFNFTFSSSKSLVFTERELLNFLSEDQLEFCLHAGVLTKRYSFIVTDQDAQFSFIHETVQEFMAAFHIANSKQDFITQFRIGFKHNVLEMSQIIIYLCGLDCKTANKLIHCLVDGEFLKDISHGMRIYIKGFYNQQHFRKTAERIENVLKSKHNQMDSNARCFLLSVLFQRMIIAGCIEAKASGEKELCLNCRDFTFNTNLTESDSNALKLLLLYNRSDVRSLILESNCLQISEILAVIHKSKHSLVNVKITMTPEISKAIHHSSIQELNCIGQFDVSSCSCVLPSLSQLTYLRMEDTSFLEDIVLPDTIQQIDLSKCECSFEWLCSLLITLSSLDHPVECKLWNVVLQSSEGDESHTHASELRSEILSQNMSNIEIFVENGSKELFELLRDTSIGILNLSTADCASLASEILHTLNRLTKLFLWGIYTGRCDLKLPASLQCISLQEGVCSSEWLCSLLITLSSLDRPVECDLWHVVLQSSEETRGDESDANVSVVRSEKLSHDLSNIAISVDNGSKELFELLRDTSIGTLNLITADCASLASEILHTLNRLTRLYLWGIYTGRCDLKLPASLQCISLLEGGCSSEWLCSLLITLSSLDRPVECDLWNVVLQSSEETHGDESDANVSVVRSEIVSHDLSNIAISVDNGSKELFELLRDTSIGTLNLITADCASLASEILHTLNRLTRLYLWGIYTGRCDLKLPALLQCISLLEGGCSSEWLCSLLITLSSLGRPVECDLRNVVLQSSEETRGDESDANVSDLRSEILTHDLCNIQISVDNGRKELFELLRDTSIGILDLRTADCASLTSEILYTLNRLTKLFLAGTYTGRCDLKLPASLQCIILPKVKCAPEWLCSLLIMLSSLDRPVECELWDVVLQSSEETGGDESDANVSVVRSEILSHDLSNIVISVDNGSIELFELLRDTSIGTLNLITADCASLASEIFHTLNRLTKLYLLGTYTGRCDLKLPASLQCIILAVVKCTPEWLCSLLITLSSLDHRVKCELWDVVLQSSEEIRGDESHTYVFDLRSEILSHDMSNIEILVNKGSKELFELLRDTSIGILNLPTADCASLASEILHTLNRLTELFLWGIYTGRCDLKLPATLQCIRLQNGRCSSEWLSSLLVTLSSLNHPVQCVLFDIVLQSSEETRRYESDSHASDLRSEILSHDLSNIEIVVKNLSAELFELLRGTSIGSLMLLIVH; this is encoded by the exons ATGGAATCAGCAATTGAGGCACAGTCTTTTATGGGTTTCGAAATCAAGTCGTCTGAAGCCAGTCTTGCTAGGCAAATTGAGAAATCCGAAATAGTTACACGACCTACAATCGAAGACACAGAAATGACATTGCAAGAAAATCAACAATATTGTACTTCggaaattgtgtcacaaatagGGAAACAGTCATCATCTCTGAGTAGCGAATTGAAATCGTCTGAAAACAATCTGTCTGCGCACATTAAGACATCCGCAATAGATGCACGACGTACAATCGATGACAGATTAATGGAAGTAAAAGAAAATCAACAAGATTGTACTACgaaaattgtgtcacaaatagGGAAACAGACATCATCTCTGAGTAGCGAATTGAAATCGTCTGAAAACAATCTGCCTGCGCTCATTGAGAACTCTGCAATAGATAACCGACGTACAATCGAGGACACAGAAATGGCATTACAAGAAAATCAACAAGATTGTACTACGGAAATTATGTCACAAATTAGACAACAGACATCATCTCTGAGTAGCGAATTGAAATCGTCTGAAACCAATATTGCTGCGTACATTGAAAAATCCGAAATATGTACCCGAAGTACAATTGAAGACACAGAAATGGCATTAAAAGAAAATCAACAAGATTGTACTACGGAAATTGTGTTCCAAATTAGGCAACATACATCATCTCTGAGTAGCGAAATGAAATCTACACGACGTGCAATCGAATCTCTTTGTAGAAAAACAGATCATCACATTGCCGTGGCAAAACATGTCAATGTAGATTTTTCAAATAACAAAGACAGCGAGAATAGAACATCGACGAGCAAAGACGAACCCCTAACAAAATGCCAGG aTGTTCGTGAAAGGTTAATACAGTTCTATACGACGACGAAGAAAACTGTGTCTGTTTCACCACTAAGGGAGAGTCGTGACAAACCTATCTGGGATGTCTTTGTGCAACCGAAATTGAGCAACGTAACAATTGAGAAAGATGGAACTCGGAAGAAAACGGAAAACCCGGTACACCAATACAAAGCCTTATTTTACAAAGACGAAAAGCTAAATAGCCGTGTATATGTTCAAGGAGAACCGGGGATGGGGAAAACTACATTCCTCACTAAACTGGCTCTTGACTGGTGTGACGCAGTGTCTGAGCACAATCCTGCTTACAAGGCTACATTTAGTGATGCCGATACATTGAAGGAGTTCCAGTTTCTCTTTCAAATATCACTAAGAGATGCAACGGACCAGCGTGATGTTATAGAGATGATCAAAACACAACTAATCGACATGATTTACACTGGTGATAAACGTGAAGAGACCGTTAAGCTTTTACCACATATTCTGGAACGAGAGAAGTACATCGTGACCATGGATGGGCTTAATGAATGGGTTGATCGTTTAAATAAATGCGTTTTACCTTTACTTCCAAAATTTCATACACAGTGCGTATCTGTTATTGCATCACGGCCATGGAAAATGGCTGATGAGCGAATAAAAGATTCCGAAATTAATAGTTTAATAGAAATTGAAGGAATAATTGATCCGCAAGACCTAGCAAAGAAAGTAATAAACAGTCTCCAAACAGGTAATGTAAATACACACTCTGAATTCATTAAGTACGTTAAAGAACGTGAATTGATGCATTTGTTGACGTCACCCTGGCTGCATACTCTGTTAGTCAATTTGTGGATGAACAAGATGGCATTGAGTAGTTCGTTGtgtgaaataaattgtattttacttGACATACTTTTCAAGAATGCACATGGGAAAAAGGGATATTTTCAAAAAGGGAATTCGTTTCGGTGTTTATCCAATACACGTTTTATTCAGCGGCAGATCGATATTTTTGATGCGCTTGCGAATGCTGCGTTTAACTTTACGTTTTCATCGAGCAAATCCTTGGTCTTCACCGAGCGGGAATTATTAAATTTCCTGTCAGAAGATCAGTTGGAATTTTGCCTCCATGCTGGTGTTTTAACGAAAAGATACAGCTTTATTGTAACAGATCAGGATGCACAGTTTTCATTCATACACGAGACAGTACAGGAATTTATGGCTGCCTTTCATATCGCAAATTCCAAGCAAGACTTCATAACACAGTTCCGAATTGGATTTAAACATAATGTATTAGAAATGAGCCAGATAATAATTTATCTATGTGGACTTGACTGTAAAACAGCTAATAAGCTGATTCATTGTCTGGTTGACGGCGAGTTCCTCAAAGACATAAGCCATGGAATGAGAATATACATTAAGGGATTTTATAATCAGCAACATTTCAGGAAGACAGCCGAACGCATAGAAAACGTTTTGAaatcaaaacataatcaaatggaTTCCAACGCACGTTGCTTCTTACTATCAGTTTTGTTTCAGCGCATGATCATCGCTGGATGCATTGAAGCCAAGGCGAGCGGTGAAAAGGAACTTTGCCTGAATTGTAGGGACTTCACATTTAATACAAATCTTACTGAGTCCGATTCAAATGCGTTAAAACTGCTTTTATTGTACAACAGGTCAGATGTGCGGTCACTTATTTTAGAAAGTAACTGTCTTCAAATAAGCGAAATATTGGCAGTCATACACAAATCCAAACATTCTCTTGTAAATGTTAAGATAACAATGACACCGGAAATAAGTAAAGCAATACATCATTCGAGCATACAGGAGCTGAACTGTATCGGACAATTTGACGTATCATCATGTTCCTGTGTTCTTCCGTCCCTGTCTCAATTAACGTATTTAAGAATGGAAGACACAAGCTTTTTGGAAGACATAGTTCTACCTGACACAATACAACAAATAGACTTGTCAAAATGCGAATGTTCATTTgaatggctgtgcagcttgttgatcacgctctcttcattagacCATCCTGTCGAGTGTAAGCTGTGGAATGTTGTATTGCAGTCAAGTGAAGGAGACGAGTCACATACACATGCATCGGAATTGCGATCTGAAATACTGTCACAAAACATGTCCAATATTGAGATATTCGTGGAAaatggcagtaaggaactgtttgaactattacgtgatacaagtatagggatccttaaCCTGTCGACGGCtgattgtgcctcattagcatcagagattcttcacacgctcaacaggCTAACGAAGCTTTTTTTGTGGGGGATctatacgggtcgatgtgatctcaagctgcctgcttcattgcagtgtataAGTCTTCAGGAAGGCGTATGTTCATCTGAGTGgttgtgcagcttgttgattacGCTCTCTTCACTAGATCGTCCTGTCGAGTGTGATCTGTGGCATGTTGTATTGCAGTCAAGTGAAGAAACCCGTGGAGACGAATCAGATGCAAATGTATCGGTCGTGCGATCTGAAAAACTGTCACATGACCTGTCCAATATTGCGATATCTGTGGACAATGGCAGTAAagaactgtttgaactattacgtgatacaagtatagggacCCTTAACCTGATCACGGCTGATTGTGCCTCATTAGCgtccgagattcttcacacgctcaacaggCTAACTAGGCTCTATTTGTGGGGGATctatacgggtcgatgtgatctcaagctgcctgcttcattgcagtgtataAGTCTCCTGGAAGGCGGATGTTCATCTGAGTGgttgtgcagcttgttgatcacgctctcttcacTAGATCGTCCTGTCGAGTGTGATCTGTGGAATGTTGTATTGCAGTCAAGTGAAGAAACCCATGGAGACGAATCAGATGCAAATGTATCGGTCGTGCGATCTGAAATAGTGTCACATGACCTGTCCAATATTGCAATATCTGTGGACAATGGCAGTAAagaactgtttgaactattacgtgatacaagtataggtACCCTTAACCTGATCACGGCTGATTGTGCCTCATTAGCgtccgagattcttcacacgctcaacaggCTAACTAGGCTCTATTTGTGGGGGATctatacgggtcgatgtgatctcaagCTGCCTGCATTACTGCAGTGTATAAGTCTCCTGGAAGGCGGATGTTCATCTGAGTGgttgtgcagcttgttgatcacgctctcttccTTAGGTCGTCCTGTCGAGTGTGATCTGCGGAATGTTGTATTGCAGTCAAGTGAAGAAACCCGTGGAGACGAATCAGATGCAAATgtatcggacttgcgatctgaaatacTGACGCACGACCTGTGCAATATTCAGATATCAGTGGACAATGGCAGAAAagaactgtttgaactattacgtgatacaagtatagggatcctagacCTAAGAACGGCTGATTGTGCCTCATTAACGTCCGAGATTCTTTACACGCTCAACAGGCTAACTAAGCTCTTTTTGGcggggacctatacgggtcgatgtgaCCTCAAACTGCCTGCTTCATTACAGTGTATCATCCTGCCGAAAGTCAAATGTGCACCTGAGTGgttgtgcagcttgttgatcatgctctcttcattagatcgtcctgtcgagtgtgagctgtgggatgttgtattgcagtcaaGTGAAGAAACCGGTGGAGACGAATCAGATGCAAATGTATCGGTCGTGCGATCTgaaatactgtcacatgacctgtCCAATATTGTGATATCAGTGGACAATGGCAGTATagaactgtttgaactattacgtgatacaagtatagggacCCTTAACCTGATCACGGCTGATTGTGCCTCATTAGCGTCCGAGATTTTTCACACGCTCAACAGGCTAACTAAGCTCTATTTGTtggggacctatacgggtcgatgtgatctcaagCTGCCTGCTTCATTACAGTGTATCATCCTGGCGGTAGTCAAATGTACACCTGAGTGGCTGTgtagcttgttgatcacgctttcttcattagatcatcgtgtcaagtgtgagctgtgggatgttgtattgcagtcaaGTGAAGAAATCCGTGGCGACGAATCACATACGTATGTATTTgacttgcgatctgaaatacTGTCACATGACATGTCCAACATTGAGATATTAGTCAACAAaggcagtaaggaactgtttgagctattacgtgatacaag